ACAGAAACGATTACGGTGCCTTGCTGTAAGTTGTCAATGATGGACTGCAGTCAACTCGGTAGCTCTCATTCCTAAACGACTACGTGGCTGATACACCTAGTTAAATAGAACAAAACATACACCTACGTGAAGTAAAGCTGACTGACAGAAAAGTacttaaaataaatgttaaaatatAGCATTTTACCATCATTTAGCAGTGAATTCGTTAATGCTTCTCTACTACCCTCCATATTCGCCACTTCATCACACGATGACGTAGAATTTCAGCGACATGAAATGAACCAAACCAAACATTTAATTATTTTTAATAAAATATCAAATTATCTGTATTTGTATCAACGTGCATTGTTATAACGTTACTTATCAAATAaatccaaaaataaaaaatatttaaatcctTTTTAGGTTCAAAGGTAAAACATGAAAGGTTGTTCAGAGGACACGCCCACTAACATACCGCGTGTTATTGTTTGCATTCGGGTGTTTGTCAtctttagctaactagctagcttaaTTACATTAAATATGAACGTTATCTAGTCACACCAACGTTAGAATAGGTCATAAACTGCATGCAACAAACAGTTTCGACTGTGGAAAGAAAATAATTGCCATGCCaatctagctagctggctagctagctaactgactAGCTCACTTTAGTGATTAAAACGTACTGTACGGTCTATGAAAATGACGACCACCAACATGATGGACATGTTTGAGGAAGGGAAAGTTCTGAAAATCTGTGCTCCTATGGTCCGGTATTCAAAGTAAGATTATCTGATATTCGTACATGACTTGTTCAGCGGTTTTGTGCAGATAGCTGAAATAGGTTGAGCAATAGCTATAACTCATCGTTTATTTTCAACTTTTCCAGGTTGGCATTCAGGTCACTGGTGAGGAAATTTGACTGTGACATTTGCTTCACTCCAATGATAGTTGCTCCTGACTTTATGCGTTCTGTCAAAGCCAGAGACAGTGAATTTACAACTAATGAAGGTAATATGAGATCACTTTTTTTCTTCAAGGAAATATTAGATGCCTCTCAAACTATAGGGATTTGGTGTCTGTTGTCATTGATGTGTGGAGACTGTCAATTTGGTGTCAATTAAATCCAACTTtaatgctctctgtctctctcatcagcTGACCGTCCTCTGATCGTGCAGTTTGCTGCTAGTGATGCCCAGACTCTGGCTGATGCAGCCTGTGTGGTCGCACCCTTCTCTGATGGAGTGGACCTCAACTGTGGCTGTCCCCAGCGATGGGCCATGTCAGATGGCTACGGGGCATGCCTTATCAACAAACCTGAGCTGGTCAAAGACATGGTTCGACATGTCAGGAACCAAGTTGACAATCCTAACTACACAGCCTCCATCAAAATACGGTAAGAGTGATCATATCAACAAATATAATTGTTTCACTTTTACTTCAATGACAAAAGAGCTTGTTAAAGCTTTATTTAGCAAATAACCTAAGTGTCATGAAGTTCCTTTTGTAGTTGttgtttcctctctcttttctcagaATTCACAAGGACCTGCGACGTACGGTGGACCTGTGTCAGAAGGCAGAGGCGGCAGGGGTGTCCTGGATAACGGTCCATGGTCGAACCGCAGAAGAGCGCCACCAGCCGGTCCACTTTGATGCCATCAAGACCATCAAGGACAGCCTGTCAGTCCCTGTCGTCGCCAACGGAGACATAAAGACCCTCCGAGATGTGGAGACCACTCACCAGCTCACTGGAGTTGATGGTCAGTTCAATTTGTGCAAATCGCAATTGATTCTTTATTCCCAATAttgtgcactacttgtgaccagagACTCCAAAGGCAGTCACACgggactctggtcaaaaatagtgcactctgTACTCATGAGACAGATCCTTAGTAACTACACATGTGTAGTTATTTCAATAGAAAAGACACTCTTGAAATAGCTTCATATTAAATTCCCTTATATAGGCCAAAGTGATCCACAATGAAAATAAACCACAACATGGGGGGTTTCTGGGTGGGGAGCCACTATCATGGTTTATTTTCAAAGAACTGCATAGTCCACTGTTTACTCGTTATCATAAACACTTTATCTGCTTTTCATTTGCATTTATTCTGTAACCTCTCATTCCCTCCAGGGAAATAATTTTCTGTTTATTGTGCCATCTTAACATATATTCATTGTAAGTACATAAATGGGTAGCTAGAGGTTCCATTCACAGAAATAATTTGAGAAAGATGGAATATATCAATACAGGATATTTATTGTTAAATGGCTCACTCAAGACACTTCCCACCCCACGTGCCCTGTCCTGTAGGTGTGATGGCAGCCCGGGGGCTGTTGTCCAACCCGGCCATGTTCGCTGGCTACAACGAGACCCCTCTTGAGTGTGTGTGGGACTGGGTGGACCTCGCCACGAACCAGGGGACCCCCTTCACCTGCTTCCACCAGCACCTCATTTACATGCTGGAGAGGGTCAGCTCCCAGCCCGAGAGGAAGGTGTTCAACTCCCTGCAAAGCACCGCCGCAGTCATAGACTACCTCCACAACACATATGGAtccccagacacacagacagtaggCCTATCATGAACACTGGCTGGGTATAATTTATTGTATGTTATTAATGATATTTACAATGGAATAAAAGCTTTTATTTACTATATTACCTTTTTTTAAATCTCATTCTgatagaggagtgcagtgtgtcaGCATGTGACCCTCTACCTGCAATAAAATCAGATTCACTTCAACATGTCCAGTCAGAAATGGTCAAAAGGTACAAACAAAACCAAACACATTACACCGAATTTCAACATATTTGTAATTTCCATGTGTACAGTATGGTATTAACAATATATGGCAGAACCTTATTGGTTCTCAGTAGAGGATAAAACCGTAAACGAACAGCTACTGTAAAACGTTGTGTATGACGTCGTTCCAATGAGACGAAATAGGAGGAGTGAAACAACTGTCTCCAAAGTTTGCTTTTCTCTTTTCAACCTCCGGTTTCTTTGTTCGGGTGCCGCAGAGTAAGTTACATACTTTGCATAATTATTACGATATTGAACTTGATCATATGTGTAGTTACTGTGTATTTCATAAaagtgctaacgttagctagtaccAGTTAACTAGATAGCTATCGTGTCCTGCCTTAGAAAAATATTGCCAGCTATAGTACCTGGCAGATGTCACTGCATGAGGCAAAGTCTTTAGCAATATATAGCTAGCTACTATTTCTATGAGGCACAGCTACTATTTCTATGATATAAGGACGTATGTTACACACTGAATGAAACCGCATACATTTAGTACTACTGGCTGTTATTTACCAAGCATGTGAACTTTGTAACATTACGTATCTAGCTAGGATAAGAGGCTTATCACTGAAACAGGAACAGCACTGTTCGCAATACATTTGCATTGGTGGTTTCACAGTTAGCTGAAATATATCCATAggaaactagctagctacatagccAGTTAATTGTTTCTGTTGTTGACATCAACTATTAAACCAGTCCGTTTCCATTCTGGCAAAATAACCTACTGCCAGACTGTAAAAAGGACCTCTGTTGCTTAAAATGTTTAATCTTTTACAGACTGTATTTTTAGAGATGACTTTGCAATGGACTGCAGTTGCCCTCTTCCTCTATGTGGAAATAGGTGTACTCCTTATCCTCTGTCTACCCTTCATCTCAGCCACCAGGTAGGAATGAGCCCTAGGCAGTCCTGATACTGCAACAAGCCAGTAAGCAAAATTAAGTTGAAATCATGtctaaaatacgtattttccagaCATTGAGGTCAGGTTAATTTTCAGTTCTGAATGAAAGTTAAAGACGTCATTTACagacgtttttttgttgttgtcattgacggattaccaggacacgtaCTCGGAGCATGTGCCGACCAGATGGCAAGTGTCTACATTCACATTTTTAacatctccctgacccagtctgtaatacccacgtttcaagcagaccaccatagtccctgtgccaatgaacgccaaggtaacctgacAAAATGATTTCGGCCCcttgcactcacatctgtagccatgaaaagcatggagaggctggtcatggctcacatcaacaccatcatcccagaaccctggacccactccaattcgcataccgcccaacagatccacaggtgacgcaatctctattgcactccacactgccctttctcacctggacaaaagggacacctacatgagaatgttattcattgactacagcttagcgttcaataccatagtgccctccaagctcatcactaagctaaggaccctgggactgaacacctccttctgcaactggatcctggacttcctgacgggctaccCCCagctggtgagggtaggcaactaACATatcacgctgaccctcaacacgggggcccctcaggggtgtgtggcTAGTCctctccagtactccctgttcacccacaactgcgtggcaaTGCATGACTcaacaccgtcattaagtttgcagactacACGATGGGGGTAGCCTGATCACCAACAGTAATGAGACCGcctatagggatgaggtcagagacTGCCAGGACAACGACCTCTCCCTCAaggtgagcaagacaaaggagatgatcgtggactacaggaaaatgagggccaagcacacccccattcacattgacagcGCTGtatggagcgggtcgagagctttaaGTTTCTTGGTGTCTATATCACTAAgaacctatcatggtccaaacacaccaacacagtcatgaagcaGGTACGACAATGGCTCTTCCCccccaggaggctgaaaagatttggcatgggacctcaaattctcaaaaagttctacaactgaaccatcgagagcatcctgactggttgcaacacaacttggtatggcaactgctttgcatctgaccgcaaggcgctacaaagggtggtgcggacagcgcagtacttcactggggccaagcttcctgccatccaggacctctataccaggtggtgtcagaggaaggccctaaaagtgGTCAAACTCAAGCCACCCAAGTCGTatactgctctctctgctactgcatggcaagcggtaccggagcgccatgtCTGGGACCAAAATGCACcttaaaagcttctacccccaatacataagactgctgaacagttaatgaaATGGCtatctggactatttgcattgacccccttatTTTAATCTTATTTGTTCTTACCTTTTGCTATGACTCTCTTGCACAGGCTCAGTGTACAcccactggactctaaccactcactcactcacacatactacactggcactccaacacacacacacacacacacacacacacacacacacacacattgacgtcacacacatacattcacactcttcacatacgctgctgctactctgtttattatttatgcatagtcactttacccctagccACGTGAACAAATTACTtgaattacctcaactaacctgtacccctgcacattgactcggtaccagtacctcttgtatatagcctcgttattgttattttgttacttttttcctttagtttatttagcaaatgtcttactttttaaaaactctgcattgttggttaagggctcacaagtaagcatttcacagtaaggtctacctacacctttttgtatttggcgcatgtgacaaatacaattttatttgattctaTGGCCAAGTTTCAACTGCGCATGCACtacatcaccaaaagtatgtaagtatgtggacatctgctcgtcgaacatctcattccaaaatcatgggcattaatatggagttggtcccccctttgctgccataactgcctccactcttctgggaaggctttccactagattttggaacattgctgtgggaagttgcttccattcaaccacgagcattagtgaggtcgggcactgatgttgggcgattaggcctggctcgcagtctgcgttccaattaatcccaaagttgtttgatggggttgaggttagggctctgtcctggccagtcaagttcttccacaccgatctcgacaaacaatttctgtttggacctcactttgtgcatggggtcattgtcatgctgaaacaggaaagggccttccccaaactgttgccacaaagttggaagcatagaatcgtcTCGAATGAAAAACAGCcgtagaccattattcctcctccaccaatctttacagttggcaatatgctttcgggcaggtagtgttctcctggcatctgctaaacccagatttgtccgtcggactgccagatggtgaagcatgattcgtcactccagagaacgcgtttccacggCTCCAGAGtccagtgagctttacaccactccagccgacgcttggcattgcacatggtgatcttaggcttgtgtgcggctgctcagcaatggaaacccatttcatgaagcccccTGACgaaaagttattgtgctgacgttgtttccagagCAGTATGGAACTCGTTGGTGAGTGTTGCAatggaggacagatgatttttacgcactacgtgCTTCAGCCTCGGCGAtcacgttctgtgagcttgtgtggcctaccactttgcggctgagccgttgttgctcctagacctttccacttcacagtaacggCACTTACatttgactggggcagctctagcagggcagaaatgtatcgaactgacttgttggaaaggtgggcTGTGACGCTGTCACTAAGCTCTCCAGTAAGGCCATTATActcccaatgtttgtctatggagattgctttggttttatacacctatcagcaatgggtgtggctgaagtaACCGAATCCGCTAacttgaatgggtgtccacatactttttgtatATATActttgctcaaaaaaataaagggaacactaaaattacacatcctagatctgaatgaatgaaatattctcagttcctatgcttcctggttgatgttttggtcacttttgaatgctgggggtgctttcactctagtggtagcatgagacggagtctacaacccacacaagtggctcaggtagtgcagctcatccaggatggcacatcaatgcgagctgtggcaagaaggtttgctgtgtctgtcagcgtagtgtccagagcatttaggcgctaccaggagacaggccagtacatcaggagacgtggaggaggccgtaggaggacaacaacccagcagcaggaacgctacctccacctttgtgcaatgaggggcaggaggagcactgccagagccctgcaaaatgacctccagcaggccacaaatgtgcatgtctgctcaaacggtcagaaacagactctatgagggtggtatgagggcccgacatccacaggtgggggttgtgcttacagcccaacaccgtgcaggacgtttggcatttgccagagaacaccaagattggcaaattcgccactggcgtcctgtgctcttcacagatgaaagcaggttcacactgagcagatgtgacagtgtctggagacgccgtggagaacgttctgctgcaacatcctccagcatgaccggtttggttgtgggtcagtcatggtgtggggtggcatttctttggggggggccgcacagccctccatgtgctcgccagaggtagcctgactgccattaggtaccgagatgagatcctcagaccccttgtgagaccatatgctggtgcggttggccctgggttcctcctaatgcaagacaatgctagacctcatgtggctggagtgtgtcagcagttcctgcaggAGGAAGGcatccaaagaagaaaaagaagcctgaaggaaggaggagagatgagaaacTAATTTGGTTtaccgttttatctgtggattaattgtcggagtagtggaccttgtgcatttcatgtaaaataacaacccaatgtctatatcccaggacaaatgagctagcaacagcaagctagctaacaaaattgccataaatgtttaatgctttttgacttGTCCcctaattaatataattggttcagagtttgtttttgaTATTTCTACCTGTGTTTACTGATCGCTTCTGGTGCGTGTGAACAAAATCAACATGCTCAGGCATCCAGTTTGGTCAGCatataagttgctctggataggagcgtctgctgaatggccaaaatgtaaaaacaaatactTGCATAGCATGCTGGGGAATTTTCTAATGACCCTGAACAAGTTCATATTTGGTCAGTCCGGACCAGACCAAATGTGAATGAGTCATAGACATctaggccagtggttcccaaccgaAGTGCACACTTGTGTGCCTTCAAGAACTCTCAGCTGTGCTGCAAAACCTTTCATAATCTTGATTATTATTTTAGATGACTAATTTATAAACCTGTGGAATGCACATTACTTTTTGACTTGGGAGTGCTAATTCCGGTCATATAATACATTAAATAGCACAAGGTTACATCTGTCTAGTGCACTCACACTGTTATTAAAGTTATGTCACACGTTTCACGAGCGAAGTAATTTGCATAATTTTACTTCATCTGTGAAAACAGGCAGGTCTGATTAGGATTAGCCAGAGTAATTTATTTCTTAATTATATGCCTCTGGGCTTAGCTATACCTTCCATAGAAACAACGggtctcccattcttttctgcagatcctctcaacctctgtccggttggatggaagcgtcgctgcacagctaaaTCCGGGGTCTGACtaggcaactcaaggacattcggagacttgtcaACGAAGCCACTCcggtgttgttttggctgtgtgcttagggtcgttgtcctgttggaaggttaacctttactccagtctgaggttctgagcgcgctgaagcagtttttcatcaaggatctttctgtactttgctccgttcatctttccttcaatcctgactagtctcccagtccctgccgctgaaaaacatccccacatcatgatgctgccaccaccatgcttcaccgtagggatggtgccaggtttcttccagatgtgacgcttggcattcaggctcgagttcaatcttggtttcatcagaccagaggatcttgtttctcatggtcagagagtcctttaagtgccttttggcaaactccaagtgggctgttgtgccttttttactgaggagtggctgtctggccactaccataaaggcttgattggtggaatgctgcagagatggttgtccttctggaaggttctcccatctccacagaggaactctagagctctgtctgaGTAATCACCGtggtcttggtcacctccctgaccaaggcccttctcccccgatggctcagtttggccagacggccagctctaggaaagtcttggtggttccaaacttcttccatttaagaatgatggaggccacggtgttcttggggaccttcaatgctgctcaaattttgtggtacccttccccagatctgttccttgacacgcttggagctctacggacaatttctttgaccttatggcttggtttttactctgacatggactgtcaactgtgggactttatatagaccggtgtgtgcctttccaaatcccgtccaatcaattgaatttactacaggtggactccaagttgtagaaacatctcatctctcatagcaaaaggtctaaatactttatgtaaattaggtatttctgttttattttttatatatttgcaaaaagaCCTAAACCTGTTTTGGCATAGTTttttagggtattgtgtgtagattgattaggggtggagtatttaatcaattttaatccattttagaataaggtagtGTCTTTGGACTATCATTAGACTGTTATATTATCAAATTCTCTGTgtaattattacgtgattaaaccaTTCTTGTAAAGatgaattaactaggaagtcggggcaccacggaaaatgTTGTTGAAGAGTTACTATTTCCCGACTATAACTCTCTTCAGATATTTTCTTATCAATTACAGTCACTTATTAATCTATTATTACCTCAGTCTTATTCTGAATGTTGCAAACTCTTGGATATCTACACAAACCCTAGCATAAATGATGAgtcagcgatatacaaattgaCGTAATTTATTTAccaactaactaaataatcacacagaattacataaacacacacaggataggttACACATTGAGTACTACATAATGCAATGAGAAGTCCTTAGTGGACtaaaccgatatgacggcttgttacacaaaatTAAAGGGGAGGGCATGTAAGAAAGAGCAGGACAAAAGACATAGGAATTCACTATCGTACACACAGCTGATAACTAGGCTCATTGAAATGctaatactttgcacatgaacacCCGCTCTTTCGAAAGGAAGTGCAATTTATATATTTACGACTGTATGTCTTGTTGTTTCTCTGTTGAAATCGCTGGTCCATCTGCTGGAGAGTCAGCGACAGAAAGTCTCTGGTTTGTCCACCAGAGATCAGTCTTTCGTAGTTGTAGCTCTGTTATAATGGATACGTCAGATGTACCAAGGGAAATGTTCTCCAGAATGGATCTTTCAGAGGACCAATCGGTAGTTCGATATGGAAGTGTTCTCTTGTCTTCGGTCGAGTTTACTAGACTATTTTACATATACAGCTGCAGACTGTGAATGTGTAGTCTTGTAGTTTTCTTAACCAGCTCCATGCTCTCTGGTCTTTAGAGTAGAAGCCATTTCAACATGGGGACTCCCGTCCCTGCGTTTTCTTGACTAAATGTAAATTTTGTCACGAGTGCTATttacatcttctcacaaatagtttcatatttaatcatatcaGTTTCCCAACATTTGGGTGTGACCCTGGTCACTGGGAAATATACACATTCAGAGACACAGTTATGTTGTTATACTGTCCTTCATGGGATCCCAAAACACAACTGATCTAACATAATTGTTATTTAAGTGCCCACGGATCATTCCCAACCGTTTGGGGAATTAAAAAATATTTATCTTTGTCCAATCTGTTGTAGTTTTTGGCGGGAGGACTCCCTTTGTTCCACAGAGGTTTCTTTCCCTCAATATTGCATGACAAGGAGGAGCGAGTTTCTGTAAGGTATTTACGACCATCATAAAATGGCCAacttcacccctctccccctctgtagagcgaacccactgtaacctgatccttcggATCCTCACAGGAGTCATGACACTGTAATGTGTGAAAAGGGAAGGGGGGGtggccttagccctcaccctctgatccaacagttCCCAGacctgctcaatgggattgagatctgggctcttcgctggacaTGGCACACTGGCATTCCTGtgttgcaggaaatcacacacagaacgagcagtatggctggtggcattgttatgctggagggtcgtgtcaggataagcctgcaggaagggtaccacatgcgggaggaagatgtcttccctgtaacgcacagcgttgagattgcctgcaatgacaacaagctcagtccgatgatgctgtgacacactgccccaaaccatgacggaccctccaccttcaaatcgatcccgctccagaatacaggcctcggtgtaacactcattctttcgacgataaacgcgaatccgaccatcacccctggtgagacaaaacagcaactcgtcagtgaagataactttttgacagtcctgcctggtccagtgacggtgggtttgtgcccataggcgacgttgtttccggtgatgtctggcgaggacctgccttacaacaggcctacaaggcctcggtccagcctctcagcctattgcggacagtcggAGCACtgttggagggattgtgcgttcctggtgtaactcgggcagttgccatcctgtacttgtcccgcaggtgtgatgttca
Above is a genomic segment from Oncorhynchus clarkii lewisi isolate Uvic-CL-2024 chromosome 33, UVic_Ocla_1.0, whole genome shotgun sequence containing:
- the LOC139392915 gene encoding tRNA-dihydrouridine(20a/20b) synthase [NAD(P)+]-like; protein product: MKMTTTNMMDMFEEGKVLKICAPMVRYSKLAFRSLVRKFDCDICFTPMIVAPDFMRSVKARDSEFTTNEADRPLIVQFAASDAQTLADAACVVAPFSDGVDLNCGCPQRWAMSDGYGACLINKPELVKDMVRHVRNQVDNPNYTASIKIRIHKDLRRTVDLCQKAEAAGVSWITVHGRTAEERHQPVHFDAIKTIKDSLSVPVVANGDIKTLRDVETTHQLTGVDGVMAARGLLSNPAMFAGYNETPLECVWDWVDLATNQGTPFTCFHQHLIYMLERVSSQPERKVFNSLQSTAAVIDYLHNTYGSPDTQTVVCLLFSFQPPVSLFGCRRTVFLEMTLQWTAVALFLYVEIGVLLILCLPFISATRWQCIFQLRIWNKMARFWNKFFLAMIIILIVLFLDALREVRKYSGVGNGKDANLHPNMFDHLHMKLFRAQRNLYISGFTLFLWLVLRRVITLINQLATESGTTASLQIKAECANQTAKKYMEDNELLKQTLMYGKEDKATAEGNELLRSEMEKLRGELKGSEEALEKSQSEMEAMKKQSDGLTKEYDRLLKEHQDLQESGDKKDD